One Qiania dongpingensis genomic window carries:
- a CDS encoding HAMP domain-containing sensor histidine kinase, with amino-acid sequence MGWLKRKKNKWKKKLMDASLKKALAAYIVLGAAGTFLTIMILQFICQSADNVIWGKYASEYAVSNLRAFYYVMWESMAQGDRVVIQILDFVESWSPVLCIIAGVALVSVLYYRDKLKTPLQILTDSAARIGCSDLNFQCEYHSEDEMGKLCESFEKMRKNLLENHQKMWNMMEEQKRLNHAFAHDLRTPLTVLHGYIDLLSKYHPQGNISEEKLLETLSMMDKQVIRLKRFGDTMQSVGTLEERMVEKKPVTAADITGDMKEMTAALDGSGGVHIWMDSRMPQTKELYLDEAIVCEVAENILSNSLRYAKEWVQVVMEEVGGFLEIYVQDDGPGFSEEGLKMAAKPYYKDKEEESQEHFGIGLYICYVLCGKHGGTLAIHNSVNGGAIISASFQVRPEEEEIR; translated from the coding sequence GTGGGCTGGCTGAAACGAAAGAAAAATAAATGGAAGAAGAAGCTGATGGACGCGTCTCTGAAAAAAGCTCTGGCCGCTTATATCGTACTGGGAGCAGCGGGAACCTTTCTGACGATTATGATCCTCCAGTTTATTTGTCAGAGTGCGGACAATGTCATCTGGGGTAAATATGCCTCGGAATATGCAGTCTCTAATCTGAGGGCCTTTTATTACGTCATGTGGGAGAGCATGGCTCAGGGGGACCGGGTCGTAATACAGATTCTGGATTTTGTGGAGTCATGGAGTCCGGTTTTATGTATCATAGCAGGAGTGGCGCTGGTATCGGTACTTTATTATCGGGATAAGCTGAAGACACCGCTTCAGATTCTGACGGACAGCGCGGCGAGGATCGGCTGCAGCGATCTAAACTTTCAATGTGAATACCATTCAGAAGATGAGATGGGAAAGCTGTGTGAAAGCTTTGAGAAAATGCGGAAGAACCTCCTGGAGAACCATCAGAAGATGTGGAATATGATGGAAGAGCAGAAACGGCTGAACCATGCATTTGCCCATGATCTTCGGACGCCGCTTACGGTGCTGCACGGGTACATCGACCTGCTTTCGAAGTATCATCCCCAGGGGAACATAAGTGAAGAAAAGCTTTTGGAGACGCTTTCCATGATGGATAAACAGGTGATCAGGCTGAAACGGTTTGGTGATACCATGCAGAGCGTAGGAACCCTGGAAGAGCGGATGGTGGAAAAGAAGCCGGTGACGGCGGCGGATATCACCGGGGATATGAAGGAGATGACAGCCGCCCTGGACGGCTCCGGCGGCGTGCATATCTGGATGGACAGCAGAATGCCTCAGACAAAGGAGCTGTATCTTGACGAAGCGATTGTCTGCGAAGTGGCGGAAAATATCCTGTCCAACAGCCTGCGTTATGCAAAAGAGTGGGTACAGGTGGTCATGGAAGAGGTCGGAGGATTTCTGGAGATCTATGTTCAGGATGACGGTCCCGGATTCAGCGAGGAGGGGCTTAAGATGGCGGCCAAGCCGTATTATAAGGATAAAGAGGAAGAGTCGCAGGAGCATTTCGGCATCGGGCTGTATATCTGCTATGTCCTGTGCGGGAAACACGGAGGCACTTTGGCTATCCATAACAGTGTGAACGGCGGAGCCATCATCTCTGCATCCTTTCAAGTACGCCCGGAAGAAGAGGAAATAAGGTGA
- a CDS encoding response regulator transcription factor produces MAYKILIADDEHDIRALLKDFFEMQGYQTEMAKDGREVLEKVSRQPDLILLDINMPGMDGLEVCRRIREYVSCPILFLTARVEEQDRVNGLMIGGDDYIIKPFSLDELAARVAAHLRREARAGKKDLLRFSDDLVIHYSSRCVYFGEENLGLTRTEFDIVELLSMNRGQVFSKERIYEKLWGYDSEGDENIVTEHIRRIRMKFKKYSDKTYIATVWGVGYQWAG; encoded by the coding sequence ATGGCCTATAAAATATTGATCGCGGATGATGAACATGATATACGGGCGCTGCTGAAGGATTTTTTTGAAATGCAGGGATACCAGACAGAAATGGCAAAGGACGGAAGGGAAGTTTTAGAAAAGGTTTCCCGTCAGCCGGATCTGATCCTTCTGGACATCAATATGCCGGGGATGGACGGCCTGGAGGTGTGCCGCCGCATCCGGGAATATGTCAGCTGTCCCATTTTGTTTTTGACTGCCAGGGTGGAAGAACAGGACCGGGTCAACGGTCTGATGATCGGCGGAGACGATTATATTATAAAGCCGTTTTCCCTGGATGAGCTGGCCGCCAGGGTGGCGGCCCACCTGCGCCGGGAGGCCCGGGCGGGGAAAAAAGATCTGCTTAGGTTCTCAGACGATCTGGTGATCCACTATTCCAGCCGGTGCGTCTATTTTGGAGAGGAGAACCTGGGGCTGACCAGGACGGAATTTGATATCGTAGAGCTGCTCTCTATGAATCGGGGACAGGTGTTTTCTAAGGAGCGGATTTATGAGAAGCTGTGGGGATATGACAGCGAAGGCGATGAAAATATCGTGACCGAGCACATCCGCCGCATCCGGATGAAATTTAAGAAATATTCTGACAAGACTTATATCGCGACAGTATGGGGGGTGGGCTATCAGTGGGCTGGCTGA
- a CDS encoding sporulation initiation factor Spo0A C-terminal domain-containing protein, with translation MVSNDIHAMLYSVGVSQCYRGYDYFITAISMIMEDSRKLHNIQREVYRPIAEQNNTSVQNVEKDIRTIRNVIMRNGGADMLEEMTGCRFRHENMPYPKEIIEIFAKYCKRIAEKP, from the coding sequence ATGGTGAGCAATGATATTCATGCAATGCTCTATTCTGTCGGAGTGTCTCAGTGTTATCGAGGATATGACTATTTTATCACAGCCATATCGATGATCATGGAAGATTCCCGTAAACTGCACAATATCCAAAGAGAAGTCTACCGCCCGATTGCCGAGCAGAACAACACCAGTGTCCAGAATGTGGAAAAGGACATCCGTACCATACGCAATGTCATCATGCGAAACGGCGGGGCCGATATGCTGGAAGAAATGACAGGATGCCGCTTCCGCCATGAAAACATGCCTTATCCGAAAGAAATCATCGAAATTTTTGCTAAATACTGCAAGCGGATAGCAGAAAAACCCTGA
- a CDS encoding kinase to dihydroxyacetone kinase — protein sequence MLEFRYDTQLLLEGENLDEDAISDYFTEHFKGDCLLAVGDEDLIKIHFHTNEPWEVLKYCSSIGEIYDIVIEDMDRQARGLKG from the coding sequence ATGCTGGAATTCCGATATGACACGCAGCTGCTCCTCGAAGGAGAAAACCTCGACGAAGACGCCATCAGTGATTATTTTACAGAACATTTTAAAGGTGACTGCCTGCTGGCGGTCGGAGACGAAGACCTGATCAAGATCCACTTCCATACAAATGAACCTTGGGAGGTCCTTAAATATTGTTCCTCCATCGGTGAAATCTACGATATCGTGATTGAAGATATGGACAGACAGGCCAGAGGTTTAAAGGGATGA
- a CDS encoding zf-HC2 domain-containing protein, with translation MRTECGIIQDLLPLYADGVCSPESKAAVEQHLEECRECRETYQRAFGTVPDIPVLETDAVEEGKEFRHGLRKVRRRWIYSLIAALLAVPLVLMSIAQINGEGICFSNLSQIMCGQHFLSLLKKGAYGKAFDMLDSESKWEDLTDYVKYRGEGVSTEAYQAIEIDGETWMFSLAEAAKYFNEIPDVLEGEEALDFWETICQHTQSNNTQYIIPAEAYDKLKAKERLGDGFFDGEEGQEIQRPARVRNLKGDSYCIGTMFDAGQDSYTNERDLEPYYGQFACVPKWIWEKMAEREQQDKEAFEERAEEYSSIGYEEWREKSREQFIAGMEAWEEEYGRITGIRFHSAYYNGGGDSASGSRPGVWQLDFSLRFSEEESGGEGITLAVRKGKIRLNGGYCRSDDSTVSQFLSALAEADFYTLPYAEE, from the coding sequence ATGAGAACAGAATGTGGCATCATACAGGACCTGCTTCCGCTTTATGCGGATGGCGTTTGTTCACCGGAAAGTAAAGCGGCCGTCGAACAGCATTTAGAAGAGTGCAGAGAGTGCCGGGAAACGTATCAGCGGGCATTTGGAACTGTCCCAGACATCCCGGTGCTGGAAACGGATGCCGTGGAAGAAGGAAAAGAATTTCGGCATGGACTGAGAAAGGTGCGGAGAAGATGGATCTATTCGCTGATCGCAGCGCTGCTGGCGGTCCCTCTGGTATTGATGAGCATAGCGCAGATCAACGGCGAAGGCATCTGTTTCAGCAATTTGAGTCAGATCATGTGCGGCCAGCATTTTTTATCCCTTTTAAAAAAAGGAGCTTATGGAAAAGCGTTCGATATGCTTGACTCGGAAAGCAAATGGGAGGATTTGACTGATTATGTAAAATACCGGGGGGAAGGTGTGAGTACGGAGGCATATCAGGCGATTGAGATCGACGGAGAGACATGGATGTTTTCTTTGGCAGAGGCGGCCAAGTATTTTAATGAGATTCCAGACGTTCTGGAGGGAGAGGAAGCCCTGGACTTCTGGGAAACGATATGTCAGCATACGCAGTCGAACAATACCCAGTATATCATACCGGCGGAAGCGTATGACAAACTGAAAGCAAAAGAAAGGCTGGGGGATGGGTTCTTTGACGGAGAGGAAGGCCAGGAAATACAGCGCCCCGCGCGTGTGCGGAACCTGAAAGGAGACAGCTATTGTATCGGTACGATGTTTGACGCAGGCCAGGATTCATACACGAATGAACGCGATCTTGAACCATATTACGGTCAATTTGCCTGCGTTCCCAAATGGATTTGGGAGAAGATGGCGGAACGGGAGCAGCAGGACAAAGAGGCGTTCGAGGAACGGGCGGAAGAATACTCGTCCATTGGCTATGAGGAATGGCGTGAAAAATCCCGTGAGCAGTTTATAGCCGGTATGGAGGCGTGGGAAGAGGAATACGGGCGGATCACGGGAATCCGTTTCCATTCCGCTTATTATAACGGAGGAGGAGACAGCGCCTCGGGTTCGCGGCCCGGAGTGTGGCAGCTGGATTTCAGCCTGCGGTTTTCAGAAGAGGAAAGCGGAGGGGAAGGAATCACTCTTGCTGTAAGAAAAGGAAAGATCAGGCTGAATGGAGGCTATTGCCGTTCAGACGACAGTACCGTCAGTCAGTTTCTGAGTGCGCTTGCAGAGGCGGATTTCTATACGCTGCCATATGCTGAGGAATGA
- a CDS encoding RNA polymerase sigma factor: MAGFSQLYEKYAGQVYRFLLALSCDRSLSEELTQETFYQAFLHADKFENRCSVSTWLCQIGKNAYFREMKRQKRTVPIQEAGERQDGALKDPEEAFLEKERVQSLRRQLLNLPEPYRTVIAMRVYSGTDYKELARLFGKSESWARVTYFRAKERLTVLIEREDRG, encoded by the coding sequence TTGGCGGGCTTTTCACAGCTTTATGAGAAGTATGCCGGACAAGTCTACCGGTTCTTACTCGCGCTGTCCTGTGACCGCAGCCTCTCGGAGGAACTGACCCAGGAGACTTTTTATCAGGCGTTTCTGCATGCTGACAAATTTGAGAACCGCTGCAGCGTCTCCACCTGGCTGTGCCAGATAGGAAAAAATGCTTATTTTCGGGAGATGAAACGGCAAAAGCGGACTGTTCCCATACAAGAGGCGGGAGAACGGCAGGACGGCGCGCTTAAAGATCCGGAGGAAGCATTTTTGGAGAAGGAACGGGTGCAGTCTCTTCGCAGGCAATTGTTAAATCTGCCTGAACCTTACCGGACCGTGATCGCGATGCGGGTATACAGCGGCACGGACTATAAGGAACTGGCCCGGCTGTTCGGAAAATCTGAGAGCTGGGCAAGGGTTACGTATTTCCGGGCAAAGGAACGGCTGACAGTTTTGATTGAAAGGGAGGACAGAGGATGA
- a CDS encoding ATP-binding cassette domain-containing protein, translating into MPDTIIALNTVSKIYDKKTVLKDVTLSVRRGQSIAFTGHNGSGKSTLLKLIARLVTPSGGTITAQSGLLFHYIPEHFPKSSLTARQYLRHMGSMDGLNKDILKEQEERLSEDFFIQGMLDVPMKHLSKGTLQKVGVIQALLKKPDVLLLDEPLSGQDIESQAVFIHKMKELHSEGITLIMSCHEPNLTARISDFVFEIEGGIVRTADKSPSILQRNYVLLFDGTPQAEIPLEISHFTGMNEKNQKGRLRITASEHESDRLLSLMLEKGWKLRKMYEDHI; encoded by the coding sequence TTGCCGGACACAATAATCGCTTTGAACACAGTTTCAAAAATATATGACAAAAAAACAGTGTTAAAGGATGTGACGCTCTCTGTCCGAAGGGGGCAGTCCATCGCGTTCACCGGTCACAATGGAAGCGGAAAATCAACCCTGCTCAAATTGATCGCCCGGCTGGTCACGCCCTCCGGCGGAACCATAACGGCTCAAAGCGGACTGCTGTTCCACTATATTCCGGAACATTTTCCAAAATCCAGCCTCACAGCCCGACAATATCTCAGACACATGGGAAGCATGGACGGTCTGAACAAAGATATCCTGAAAGAACAGGAGGAAAGGCTTTCCGAAGACTTTTTCATACAGGGCATGCTCGATGTCCCGATGAAGCATCTTTCAAAGGGCACCCTCCAGAAGGTCGGCGTAATCCAGGCTCTGTTAAAGAAACCAGACGTGCTCCTTCTGGACGAGCCTCTATCCGGCCAGGACATAGAGTCTCAGGCCGTATTCATCCATAAAATGAAAGAACTGCACTCAGAGGGCATCACTCTTATCATGTCCTGCCATGAGCCCAATCTGACCGCGCGCATATCGGACTTTGTCTTTGAAATCGAGGGAGGGATCGTCCGTACTGCCGATAAGAGCCCCTCCATTCTCCAAAGAAACTATGTACTGCTCTTTGATGGGACTCCTCAGGCGGAAATTCCGCTGGAAATATCCCATTTCACAGGAATGAATGAAAAAAATCAGAAAGGCCGGCTGAGAATTACGGCATCGGAACATGAAAGTGACCGCCTGCTGTCTCTGATGCTGGAAAAAGGATGGAAGCTGAGGAAAATGTATGAAGACCATATATGA
- a CDS encoding 4Fe-4S dicluster domain-containing protein → MACLTVSPEDEKRVKGWGFLSNKGTDNFSARIITVNGKITAAQQRHIAEAAEKFGNGIVTFTTRLTVEVQGVPYDKIDEFRAFLAEGGLQTGGTGSKVRPVVSCKGTTCQYGLIDAYALSEEIHKRFYEGYSDVKLPHKFKIAVGGCPNNCVKPNLNDVGIIGQCIPVFDEDSCNGCKKCSVVTACPVNACSMVDGVLEIDKEACINCGRCVGKCRFDAIEEGIHGYKIYIGGRWGKKIAQGKALHKVFTDKEEALKVIEKAILLFREQGETGERFERTIERLGFENVEEQLLSDGLLERKEEILKAQLHLSGGATC, encoded by the coding sequence ATGGCATGTTTAACAGTTAGCCCTGAAGACGAGAAGAGAGTAAAGGGATGGGGATTTTTAAGCAACAAGGGAACGGACAATTTTTCCGCCAGGATCATTACCGTCAATGGAAAGATCACTGCGGCGCAGCAGAGACACATCGCAGAAGCTGCGGAAAAGTTCGGAAACGGTATTGTGACCTTTACGACCCGTCTCACGGTGGAGGTACAGGGAGTCCCTTATGATAAGATCGATGAATTCCGCGCTTTTCTGGCGGAAGGGGGACTGCAGACCGGCGGCACCGGATCCAAGGTCCGCCCCGTAGTGTCCTGCAAAGGGACTACCTGCCAGTATGGGCTTATTGACGCGTACGCTCTGTCTGAAGAGATACATAAGCGGTTTTATGAAGGGTATTCCGATGTAAAGCTGCCCCATAAATTCAAGATTGCCGTAGGCGGATGTCCCAATAACTGTGTGAAGCCCAACCTGAATGACGTGGGCATCATCGGCCAATGTATCCCAGTATTTGATGAGGACAGCTGCAATGGCTGTAAAAAATGTTCTGTCGTCACCGCATGTCCGGTAAATGCCTGCTCCATGGTGGACGGTGTTTTGGAGATCGACAAGGAGGCATGTATCAATTGCGGCCGCTGTGTGGGCAAATGCCGTTTTGACGCGATTGAAGAAGGAATCCATGGCTATAAGATATATATCGGCGGCAGATGGGGGAAAAAGATCGCACAGGGAAAAGCGTTACATAAGGTTTTCACAGATAAGGAAGAAGCCCTGAAGGTAATCGAAAAAGCAATTCTTCTGTTCCGTGAACAGGGCGAGACGGGAGAACGATTCGAGAGGACCATTGAACGGCTTGGTTTTGAAAATGTGGAAGAACAGCTTTTATCTGACGGACTCTTAGAGAGGAAAGAAGAAATCCTCAAGGCTCAGCTTCATCTGAGCGGCGGGGCTACCTGTTAA
- a CDS encoding FAD-dependent oxidoreductase gives MKVLIIGGVAAGTKTAAKLMREDGNAEVTILTKGKDISYAGCGLPYYVGEVIREKGQLIVNTPEKFSRLTGARVMTGIEVTKVNREAKNVEAVNTETGETSVYEYDKLVIATGASPIKPPLPGMDLKGIYFMRTPDDAEALRGAVESGSIRRAVVVGGGFIGLEVAENLAAKDIRVSVIDMAPQILPGFAPELTEYVENHLADHGIMVFTSTKLEGFLGEEKVEKVQTSRKAMKADAVVLSIGIRANTAFLSDSGIELMPNRTVKVDRYMRTSDPDIYALGDCATVTNKVTGEPQWSPMGSSANIEGRLLAQNLAGKEIPYGGVLGTAVCRLPELNVGRTGFTEETAKAAGFEPVSVVTVVDDKAHYYPGAGSFIVKMIADKSTKKFLGIQVLGKGAVDKMVDIAVTALTLGASLEDLANMDLAYAPPFSTAIHPFANTVNVLLNKMSGAYETLTPAQYAKEGVPEGYQLVDASAAPTIKGIPYLDLTKINGPVEGYSQDAKLLLVCAKGKRAYLTQNRLKQHGYTNTLVLEGGTIFNTGILENEE, from the coding sequence ATGAAAGTATTGATTATCGGAGGCGTGGCGGCAGGCACGAAAACGGCCGCAAAGCTTATGCGGGAAGACGGGAACGCGGAGGTCACGATTCTTACCAAAGGTAAGGACATTTCTTATGCGGGCTGCGGTCTTCCCTATTATGTAGGCGAAGTGATCCGGGAAAAAGGACAGCTGATCGTAAATACGCCGGAAAAATTCTCCCGTCTGACGGGTGCCAGGGTGATGACCGGTATAGAAGTCACCAAGGTGAATCGGGAAGCAAAAAATGTGGAGGCGGTCAATACCGAAACAGGAGAGACATCAGTCTATGAATATGATAAACTGGTGATAGCGACGGGCGCCTCACCAATTAAGCCTCCCCTTCCGGGAATGGACTTAAAAGGGATTTATTTTATGAGGACTCCAGACGATGCCGAAGCTCTGAGAGGGGCTGTGGAATCCGGAAGCATCAGGCGGGCAGTCGTCGTCGGAGGAGGATTCATCGGACTTGAGGTGGCGGAAAACCTGGCTGCGAAGGATATCCGGGTATCCGTCATCGATATGGCCCCGCAGATACTGCCTGGATTTGCTCCTGAGCTGACAGAGTATGTGGAAAACCACTTGGCAGATCATGGCATCATGGTATTTACCAGTACGAAGCTGGAAGGATTTCTCGGTGAAGAAAAAGTCGAGAAGGTACAGACCAGCAGAAAGGCCATGAAAGCAGACGCGGTAGTCTTGTCCATCGGAATCCGTGCCAATACGGCTTTTCTTTCGGATTCAGGCATCGAGCTCATGCCCAACAGGACGGTGAAGGTGGACCGTTATATGAGGACCAGCGATCCGGATATCTATGCGCTGGGAGACTGCGCTACCGTTACAAATAAGGTCACAGGAGAGCCCCAGTGGTCTCCGATGGGGTCTTCCGCCAATATTGAAGGCCGCCTGCTGGCCCAGAATCTGGCAGGAAAAGAAATACCGTACGGCGGGGTATTGGGGACGGCCGTATGCCGGCTGCCGGAGCTTAATGTGGGAAGGACAGGTTTTACAGAGGAGACGGCGAAAGCCGCGGGATTCGAGCCGGTGAGCGTTGTGACCGTTGTGGATGACAAGGCGCACTACTATCCCGGCGCCGGAAGCTTTATCGTAAAAATGATTGCGGATAAGAGCACGAAAAAATTCCTGGGCATCCAGGTCCTTGGGAAAGGCGCTGTGGATAAGATGGTGGATATCGCCGTCACAGCGCTGACTCTTGGGGCTTCCCTGGAGGACCTGGCGAATATGGATCTGGCGTATGCCCCGCCGTTTTCCACGGCTATCCATCCATTTGCCAATACGGTAAATGTACTGCTCAACAAGATGAGCGGAGCCTATGAAACGCTGACACCCGCGCAGTACGCAAAAGAAGGAGTGCCGGAAGGATATCAGCTGGTGGATGCGTCTGCAGCGCCCACCATAAAAGGGATTCCGTATTTGGATCTGACAAAAATAAACGGGCCTGTGGAAGGGTACTCTCAGGACGCCAAGCTTTTGCTCGTATGCGCCAAAGGGAAGAGAGCATATCTGACACAGAACCGTTTGAAACAGCATGGTTATACCAACACGCTGGTGCTGGAGGGGGGAACCATTTTCAACACCGGCATACTGGAAAATGAAGAATAA
- a CDS encoding ketopantoate reductase family protein, whose amino-acid sequence MRIQNVALIGLGAMGSFFAPRIEQYLGRQNFQVIASGKRKERLEKQGVTINGVNYRFTVRQPEEQGPKADLIIMAMKDMGLDQAIEDIRNLVGENTQILCVMNGIDSEERVAAAYGWEHVMYSYMRMSIVMKDGTADFDPYWGKVHFGEAKNEELTPRTERIRDFFENCDIPYQIDTDMKRGIWFKYMCNVGENLTCALLGIPFGAFRSSDSANAIRRGAMREVMAIANKKGIPLTEQDIEDQEATVRNIPFANKPSTLQDLEGKKKTEVEMFAGTVVRLGKELGVPTPISWMFYHGIKVYEEKNEGKFEIE is encoded by the coding sequence ATGAGGATACAGAATGTGGCGCTGATCGGCCTGGGCGCTATGGGTTCTTTTTTTGCGCCCAGGATAGAGCAGTATTTGGGCAGACAAAATTTTCAGGTGATCGCGTCCGGAAAGCGGAAAGAGCGCCTGGAAAAGCAGGGAGTCACCATAAACGGGGTGAATTACCGGTTTACTGTGCGGCAGCCGGAAGAACAGGGGCCGAAGGCGGATCTGATCATCATGGCCATGAAGGATATGGGACTTGACCAGGCGATTGAGGATATCCGGAACCTGGTGGGGGAAAATACCCAGATTCTCTGTGTCATGAATGGGATAGACAGTGAGGAACGGGTGGCGGCGGCATATGGATGGGAGCATGTAATGTATTCTTATATGCGTATGTCCATCGTCATGAAGGACGGAACGGCGGACTTTGATCCGTATTGGGGAAAGGTACACTTTGGGGAAGCGAAGAATGAGGAGCTGACACCCAGAACAGAGAGAATCCGGGATTTTTTTGAGAACTGTGATATTCCTTATCAGATTGACACAGATATGAAACGGGGAATCTGGTTTAAATATATGTGCAACGTGGGAGAAAATCTGACCTGCGCTCTGTTAGGCATCCCTTTCGGCGCTTTCAGGAGCAGTGATTCAGCCAATGCGATTCGCAGAGGAGCCATGAGGGAAGTAATGGCGATCGCCAATAAAAAGGGCATCCCCCTGACGGAACAGGACATTGAAGATCAGGAAGCGACGGTCAGGAATATTCCGTTTGCGAATAAGCCCTCCACTCTTCAGGATCTTGAAGGAAAGAAAAAGACGGAAGTTGAAATGTTCGCGGGGACGGTGGTGCGTCTCGGAAAGGAGCTGGGGGTGCCGACTCCCATCAGCTGGATGTTTTATCACGGGATCAAGGTCTATGAAGAGAAAAATGAAGGGAAGTTTGAAATAGAATAG